Genomic DNA from Desulfuromonas sp. TF:
GCTTCGCCGAGTTGAACGGTTACGACACCCTGATCCTGGATACGGCGGGGCGTCTGCACGTCGATGAAGAGCTGATGCAGGAGCTGGTCCGGATCAAGGCTTCCCTCGCCCCTCGCGAGGTGCTGTTCGTCGCCGATGCCATGACCGGCCAGGATGCGGTGAATGTGGCCCAGAGCTTTGACGAGAAGCTCGATATCAGCGGCGTCATCCTCACTAAACTCGACGGAGATGCCCGCGGCGGAGCGGCTCTTTCCATTCGTGCAGTGACCGGAAAGCCGATTAAGCTGGTGGGCATGGGCGAGAAGATGGATGCCCTGGAGACCTTCCATCCCGACCGGATGGCGCAGCGCATTCTCGGTATGGGTGATGTCCTCTCCCTGATCGAGAAGGCCGAAGCGGTCATCGATCGGGACCAGGCTGCGGCCCTTGAGCAGAGGCTGCGCAAGGAGGGCTTTACCCTGGAGACCTTCCGGGACCAGTTGCAGTCCATTAAGAAGATGGGGTCCATGGAGTCCTTGCTCAAAATGATTCCCGGGGCCGGCAAGGCGCTTAAAGAGGCCAAGGGAATGCAGCTTCCGGATAAGGAATTGAAAAAGATCGAGGCGATCATCAATTCCATGACTCCTGGCGAAAGGCAAAATCATCGTATCCTCAACGGCTCCCGCCGGTTGCGAATCGCCCGGGGAAGCGGGACGACGGTGCAGGATGTGAATCAGTTGGTCAAGCGCTTCACTGAGGCGCAGAAAATGATGAAGAAAATGCAGCAACTCGGCCCCAAAGGCCTCAAAGGATTGATGGGGCGCGGCGGGGGGCTGCCGTTTTGAAACCAGTTCGAACTTTCAAAACCACTATCTACCGAAAATATTCAGGAGGAACAGAGCATGTCCGTTAAAATCAGGCTGGCCCGCGGCGGCGCCAAGAAGAAACCTTTCTATCAGGTCGTGGTTGCCGACGAGCGTTATCCCCGTGATGGCCGCTTCATCGAAAATCTGGGACAGTACGACCCCAAGCAGGATCCTCCCATGGTTGCATTGCAGGAAGAGCGGACCCTCGAATGGCTGCGCAAGGGAGCCCAACCCACCGATACCGTGCGGCAACTGCTGCGCAAACAGGGAATCTGGGCCAAGTTCAAACAGCC
This window encodes:
- the ffh gene encoding signal recognition particle protein yields the protein MFDNLTEKFDSVFKKLRGHGRLNEENIQEALREVRLVLLEADVNFRVVKDFVSSVRERAVGQDVLKSLTPAQQVIKIVRDELGRLMGEDNENRLDLASRPPVPIMLCGLQGAGKTTTCGKLALKLRKEKRNPLLVPADIYRPAAIEQLKTVGRQLGIAVFDSLPGQDPVRICEEARRFAELNGYDTLILDTAGRLHVDEELMQELVRIKASLAPREVLFVADAMTGQDAVNVAQSFDEKLDISGVILTKLDGDARGGAALSIRAVTGKPIKLVGMGEKMDALETFHPDRMAQRILGMGDVLSLIEKAEAVIDRDQAAALEQRLRKEGFTLETFRDQLQSIKKMGSMESLLKMIPGAGKALKEAKGMQLPDKELKKIEAIINSMTPGERQNHRILNGSRRLRIARGSGTTVQDVNQLVKRFTEAQKMMKKMQQLGPKGLKGLMGRGGGLPF
- the rpsP gene encoding 30S ribosomal protein S16; the encoded protein is MSVKIRLARGGAKKKPFYQVVVADERYPRDGRFIENLGQYDPKQDPPMVALQEERTLEWLRKGAQPTDTVRQLLRKQGIWAKFKQPAGV